The Neodiprion fabricii isolate iyNeoFabr1 chromosome 4, iyNeoFabr1.1, whole genome shotgun sequence genome window below encodes:
- the LOC124180715 gene encoding uncharacterized protein LOC124180715, with the protein MICTSQNYKPAIIDQSRDSILLAMYYSNNLSPHLTFSENTQLNGACMTVVQTSQKFNVVMAESRDKTVSRSYLKLHLSLCTWLGLSWPQFTHPVVNVLFILRAFCINGVYTVLIIGCYTHMKIVNKFDLLNSSINVLQLLIYCQGIMHVVYCGIKSKARHRLIAQIRNTFRYASNTGHFTMEEPEMKNKRVVITWMTILILCSTGFFGAAIVREEDSVPVWAPVNLKISPYYEINMILQFAGQFWIGSLSGCFGIFYFSVVALVKAQFDMLSCSLEHVGPLAVLKTKMRVQDGHEKTPIQTTSKSYTSDAVNNRTKISDKCQCCTEEFKRFFKAFEKRRCEKVLSPFEERVYEEELQAALQDCIVHHQSILRLKDALQTYFGTVLLLRFFLVTLIICFVIYSLSKLTVSADFSPTDMRFLSLLEYYVACCGDLFISSYIPDSLLRTSALIPSVAFETLPWHGGSVTEKFFSSMKIFQLGTRKPMSVRTIFYVVSLDIVGNVLRASFSFYTMLRKVQNN; encoded by the exons ATGATTTGTACTTCACAAAACTACAAACCAGCTATTATCGATCAATCG CGCGATTCCATTTTGCTAGCAATGTACTATTCTAATAACCTCAGTCCACATTTGACCTTCTCAGAGAACACACAACTCAACGGCGCCTGTATGACAGTTGTTCAGACTTCACAGAAGTTTAATGTAGTGATGGCAGAATCAAGAGATAAGACGGTATCCCGGAGTTATTTGAAGTTGCATTTAAGCTTGTGCACATGGTTAGGTTTGAGTTGGCCACAATTTACTCACCCGGTTGTAAACGTGCTTTTTATTCTTCGCGCCTTTTGCATCAACGGCGTTTACACTGTTCTGATAATCGGATGTTATACTCATatgaaaattgtcaataaaTTTGACTTACTGAACTCGAGTATAAACGTGCTGCAACTACTTATATACTGCCAGGGAATAATGCACGTCGTTTACTGCGGGATTAAAAGCAAAGCTAGACATCGTTTGATCGCACAAATTCGGAACACCTTCAGATATGCCTCGAATACAG GTCATTTCACGATGGAAGAACCAGAGATGAAGAACAAGCGAGTCGTTATTACGTGGATGACGATATTGATCCTATGTTCGACCGGTTTTTTCGGTGCGGCGATAGTCCGAGAAGAGGATTCGGTTCCTGTTTGGGCGCCAGTGAATCTCAAAATTAGTCCTTACTACGAAATCAACATGATCCTGCAGTTTGCAGGGCAGTTTTGGATCGGTTCACTGAGTGGATGTTTtggtattttctattttagcGTCGTAGCGTTAGTCAAAGCTCAATTTGACATGCTTTCATGTTCACTGGAGCACGTGGGTCCTCTTGCTGttctgaaaacgaaaatgagAGTTCAGGATGGGCACGAGAAGACACCTATCCAAACTACCTCGAAGAGTTACACCTCGGATGCAGTAAATAACCGAACGAAAATTTCTGATAAATGTCAGTGTTGTACAGAAGAGTTTAAACG GTTCTTCAAAGCCTTTGAGAAACGACGGTGTGAGAAAGTTCTCTCGCCCTTTGAAGAACGAGTTTACGAGGAAGAACTTCAGGCTGCGTTACAAGATTGTATTGTTCACCATCAAAGTATTTTGAGACTAAAAGACGCCTTGCAGACTTATTTTGGCACCGTTCTACTCCTTAGATTTTTTCTCGTCACATTGATAATATGCTTTGTCATTTACAGTCTGAGTAAG CTGACTGTAAGTGCGGACTTCAGTCCAACCGATATGAGATTTCTCAGCCTACTGGAATACTACGTAGCTTGCTGCGGAGACTTGTTTATATCTTCTTACATTCCCGACAGCCTTTTACGCACG AGCGCCCTGATTCCAAGCGTCGCATTCGAAACCCTACCCTGGCACGGGGGTAGCGTTACAGAAAAGTTCTTCTCAAGTATGAAGATATTTCAACTCGGTACAAGGAAACCGATGAGCGTGCGGACGATATTTTACGTTGTATCTCTTGACATAGTGGGAAAT GTGCTCCGGGCTAGTTTCTCCTTCTACACAATGCTGCGCAAGGtacaaaacaattga